tgtttccaccctcctaaaactttagctcctaaaaagtgatTAAAATAtgactaaagagccaaacactatgactaaaagtgactaaaaacttTAAGGAGACTTcaatttctttaggagctccacccCCTCCTAAAATCTCCTAAAACCTATCCTGAACTCCCActgccctcatttattgcccccctctctctccctccctcccgcccagGCCCTCGCCGTCGTTCCGCCCGCCGTCGGCGTCCCTCCCTGCCCGGCCCCTGCCGGCGGCGTccttcccgccgcccgccgccgccgcacgacaacctcacccccgccgcccccgctcccttgCGCCGCCGCACGGGCCGGCCGGGCGCTCCCCCGTcggatccccgccgccgccggatccgggcgAGGGAGGACCGGGAGGGGGGGTGGCGgtgccggggaagaagaggaggggcgTGGTGGCTGGGattcgaggggagggggcggcgctagcgggaggaggggaggggcggtggccggcggaagaagaggaggggaggggcgcggcggccgggtaGGGGTCCGCGACCGGgggaaggagagaggggaggggcgccgggcgccgccggcgggggcacCGAGAGGGAGGGGCGCCGGTGGGAGGAGGGTGTTTGTGTGCAAggaagcgggaggaggggagatgTGGGCAAAGAAGGAGCAGGGGTATGGGGAGGGTAGTATGGTTATTTTACCACAATATTTATTGcttttagtcagttttaggaggtggaaccaaacatggTTTAGGCCATGGACTAAAAACTGACTAAAacattttaggagctaaaattttagaaggTGGGAAACAAACAGGGGCTTAATTCATCCATGGCATGGAAGCTTTTAATTGGACACATCAtcaaatgaaatgaaactctaacTCTTAATGGAAGGTGTGGAAAAGTTTCATAGCTTGAAAACCGTGTAAACCAAGTTTTATCCTATAAAACTcatttcctctctctcttcaaAAATATAATACCATGTCACCATATTTGTGCATCTCATTTATGAAGAATGAAACTACCATTCAGAATGACCTTATTTCCTGAGCCAGGCCTGGTGAGCGGATGGCACGGCAGCCTGCAAAGCAATTTTATCCTCATCTGGCAGAGGGGTCCAAGCCGTGATAAATTCCAGGCACAAACTAGTTTGGCCTAGACGTGATTAATAATTCCAAGCACACTAGTACTACTGCTCCAGTAGTTAAACTGCTAATTGCAAATTAGTATGATTGCTCACTAATAAATTATCCAGGTGTCAAACAATTGGCAAGTGGCCGGCCATGCACGCCCGCCCATGCAATGCGGACGtagcatgcacatgcacatgcggCACCGATGGATCGTCGCAAAAATGGATGGAGGCTTGTAGTATTGGAGATACGGCGTGCATGGCGGACGCATGTGATGGTACTGCTAGTACTCGCTTCATCTAGTGTGATCAGTGCAATTACTGCTAATTGATCAGCATGATAATTGATTAGTTACGTGCTTGGCGATGCTCGCATTGATTTGCTGCATGCATGTATGCAACCCGGCCGCAGCACGCACGCATGCAGCGTTGCCTTGCCGGGGCGTGATCGTTCAAGCCGATCGACTAACCACGCAGCCCGGCCGGCTCTCCCACGTACCCTGACacaaaaaaattgcagaaaAGTAGTGGCAGCTTGAACCGAGCAGGGAACCCGGGCGCCCGAACCACCGCTGCCTACCTCCGTGCCTGAAGGCTGACGCACGTACCGCCTGCCAGAGGCCTGCTCCCGGGTAGCTTTTGCCGCCGGTCACGGCGCCCGCGAGAGACGGACGGGGAGCTTCGTCGGAGGCGCAGGACCggttgatcgatcgatcgatggcgccgccggccggccttgCTGACGTGATGCGTGATCAACGCCGCCTGCCATAGTGCCATAAACCGCGCTCGCGAGCGTGGACGTGGTCGACCAGTTTGATGGGTGTGTGTAATGTGTGCGATCGCGAGAGAGACGCGCGCTTGCATTGCTCCATCATTCATGGGCTGGAAGGGGCTATCTACTAccacttgcattgcatctccCACGCACCCACGCGTGCTGCATCGCTCCGATCCCTCGCCTGGAGACGACGGACGAAAAAGCAAGGCCCTCTTCTGGCGCGCGCTCGCGCCTGGAGACGTTGCTGCCGCGCGCCTAGCATCCTTGCTGGAGGAGAAACCGGCTGGGGCCAGTCACGCAGGTCGCGGCGCTGTGTAAGGAGCGCGAAGTGGAGCAAAAAGCAACACGGCAGCCTCTTCATCTAAAATTTGAAGGTGCGACGCGATATTTTAGTTTTAGAGTCCGGCTCTTCACGTGGTGCTCACctataagtccagccgcactacctttcacaaagtagcggactgtcaaactgATTCGTGTGCAACAAATTTCagtcaatttctctaaaattttaacGTGTGAACGCGAGATTTTAGCTTTAGGGTCCAACTCTTGATGCGGGACCCACATATAAGTCCAACCACACTACCTTACATAAAATAGCGGACTGTCAACtgattcatctgcaacaaatttcagtcaatttctctataattttaaggTACGAACGTGAGATTTATATAAACTCATAGGTTCATATATCAAACCCATGGGTTATATCAATTGGTGGGacgggttgggttgggtttagACAATAGAATTATGGAGTGGGGCATGGTGGGTGAATGAGTTAATTTATTGTGGATTGGGACGGGTTTCAACCCATTAGCAGGCCTAGCTACTACTAGCTGGTGCATTGGCAACATATCTGCACACTAATTGCGGGCTAACTGATTTCTATTCGCATCCATCCCATGCGGCTTAGCTCTCCTAGTTCGTCTCCATGGGTAATCAAAACACATCTGGCTTGGCTTCCAAAGAAGAGGCCACCTGTGACTTGAAAAGACTGCCCAGAATCGATGATCCAATCCTCCTTGTAGTTAACTGTCGGATCAGTTGTTGCTGCAAAAGCAGGTGCCTCCATGTCCTTCTCCAGCTCATCTTCTTCAACGTCCTGAGAAAACCCAGCTTCAACATCCCACTCTTCTTCACTAGTGTATGCCTCCTTTTTCTCTCGTGTGGTGATGGCCACATTCTCTTCAAAACGCTTCTCATTCCCTTCAAAGTGCCTCCTTGGAAATCGGCAATCTCGAGCAAAGTGACCCTTCTTACCacaattgaagcatccattctTTCTTGGTTGTTGTTGCTGGTTTTCTCGTCCATGGGCTCCCTCTGAAGAGCTACTTTTCTCCTTTGGATGATGCTTGCCACCTTCTATCCACCTTGGTTTTGGCCTTCCTTGCCCCTTAGGTGGTCCCTTCTTTTTGCTTGGAAGAGAGCCTCTTATTCTTCCTTCACAGTAATGCCTCCCATCTTCTTGACTAACTCCTCCTGATTAGCCAACAAATTTTCTAGCTCCACCAATGAAGATTGAGTAGGTCATCAACTCACTACAGCTATAAACCTTTGATATTCGGGTCTAAGGCCATTAATGATGATTCTCCTCATACGGGCTTCACCAACCTTCTCATCCGGTGTAAGCTCGGATATCTCTCGACAGATGGATTTTAATTTGGTGATATATTAACTAATAGTCAAAGTTCCTTGAGAGATACCTGACAACTCCTTTTCTAAGAGTTAGAGGTGTGCTTCATTCTTCTTCGAGAATAATTTCCCCAAAGTCTCCCAAGCTTCCTTTGAGGTCTCCGCATCTCGGATGTGCTCTAGTAGGTCCTCCTCAATAGTTGTCTTCAGCACAAACATGGCCTTACCGGCTTTGATGCGCCATTTTCGCAAGGCGTCGGCTCCCTCCTTCGAAGAACTATCGCCACTCTCCTTTGGTGGAGGCACTATTTCGACGCCCGCAACAACCTCTCATAGGTCTTGACCTTGTAGGTATGACTCCATGCAGGTCTTCCAATAATCCCACCACTTTCTCTAGCAAGATCTGCCATGGTAACTGACGCCCGACGTCAAGTTAGCTTTCTTGGTCCCGGACCAATGAGCTTCACAGTCCCAGACTGTGCATCGGCAGAGTCTCCTCTTAGCACCTTGGTATTGCACCAAACACAGCAAGCACCCTTTGCTTACTAGAGAGCCTCCTCCAGACAGTCCCGAACCGCCAAGCCCTGATACCAATTGTTGGAAATTGATGTGGCCCTAATACCCACTAATCTGAGGACCTACACCTATGACACCAACTCACTCTGAAGTCGGTCAACTCTTTTAATTTCTAGTTACTTAGTGCGACGGGTTCTTTCGACGGCAAAGCCACCTTCTCACTTCCGGGTGGCAGAACCTACCAATAGATGAAGCTGATTTTCAAGTGGCAGAGCCAACCTACGATGAAGTTCAGACCCTTGTGATCCCAGGTGACAGAGCCAACCTTCGATGGATCACAACTTATGCACTAAGTACATATAAACTATATGGCCCAACCGGGAGACTAACACTTGTAAGAAACAAAACTTTATTACGACACAACAATATTACATAGGAGTGTACAACACCCTCTCTTTAATGGCTAGCCTAGCACTCACCCTTTACTTCTACCATACTCCACTCATCTACCATGCTCATGGTTGAATGGCATGGCAAGGAAGGGGGCCTCTAAGGGAATTcgagagaaaggagaggagcAATTGGCACATGATCGATCCCATTTGGTTGGAGTTGATGTATGGGTGGAGAATTGATGCCTCTTAAGTTTTAGGCTAAGAATACGTACATTATCAGCGTGTTTGGAACTGCTCCGCTCCAAGTTTTGTAGCTCCGCTCCGAAatcatcttgccaaacacttCTAGCTCCACCAGTATCAACTCCAGAAAAAAGTGGATATAGAGACCAACTCCAAGGTTTTTCTGGAGCTCCTCAAAGGATGCTCCGAAAACATAAGTTTCATATCTtctcttggagttggtggaaattacccaccaataccactgttTACGCGTACCGAGAATTAGCAGAAGTTCCTCAAATGTTCAGTACCGAGAATTACTAAGCCTATGTGAAGGTGGAGAGACAATGTGACATCATACAATTCCAGTTCTCAAATGCAAATACCATAACCTCTTTTTGGTGCACATGTGAGTTTCAATACTGAGCTCGTTAAGAATAAAGTTTCAGTACTGAGTTACCAATGTTCAAAAGATGTGTGAAAATCAAGCACGGCAATGCGGATGATTAGCCCATCCATGCTACTGTAGCATTGTAGCTCTTGTTAAAAAAACATCAACCCcaaccaagagcaagagagattATTTTCACCAATTCCTACAATTTATAGAGCGGGAGGTTACACCATTAGCCAAACAGGTTCATAGCTTCCTATTttcctggagttggtggagtggagctataaaaaggtggagttggtggagtgaagctgtttttttttgagtggagcagtcccaaacacgCCCTATATCTAGCTTAGCTAAAATATACAAATGTATATACCCTACATACTTGATTGTTTGAAAAGAAATAGGGTATTCCTGAAAATACCCAGGCATCTATACTGGGTCCGCTCATGGGAAGCGGCGATAACCGTGTAGCCggttgtttctttctttctatttttgatCTTTTAGATTACTTTTATCTCTCCTAATATGTAAGGGTTCAGAATTATTAGAAGTCTTACCTCTTATAAGAGGTGTGTTAAGCAAAGCTCACAGTTAGTGGGCAGCCGAGCCACAGGTCCACGTTAGCACACAGCACACGTAGGATCAAGTATTTTGTATGTTCATTGACTAAGCGGCGTTTTGAATTAAGAACCAAGCTAGCGAACACTCCCAAAATATGATAGTTTAGGACGCACCCAAGATACCTGTGAGAACTGTTGTTATATTCTTAAGTGATGATGCTCATGCTAGAATAAACTCCATGTATATATTGTCCGCGTATTCTTCGAGTCAACTATCGAATTTGAGGCGGTGGCCCGCACGTTCATTGGCGGACGCATAATACTAACAATGCAGGTCATTCAATTAACCCGAGGATTAGGGAACCCTCTAGGGTTGGCCTTCATTCTGGACGGTCCATGTTTATGATGTCCAGTATAGATATCGCGGCCACATGGTAGTATGATCAATAATTCTGTTCAGACTCGTGCACATGTGGCAGCACCAAGATAATACACCACTAAACCAGTTCAAAAAAGCTATCTCTTTCTCTTGAGCATTTCCAGTATTAGTTCTGGTTTCCTACATTCTTTACTTTCCATGCAACGCGGTGAGAAGACACCATCTATCCTAGCGCTAAGGTCGCCGATACGAACTGCATTTTTGTTGAGTTCCTTTGGCTTGGTTGAATACTTCATGATCTTCAGCCTTTTCCGCCCCAGACCCGCAGAGATCTTCAGAGATCCAGCATCCCTATCTGTGTGCTTGGTTATTTTCTCCGACGTTGCCAATGCAAGCCTGCTTGAAATGTCAATTTCTTCACGTGCAAGGGCTTTGTCAGCACTGCTGGAGCAGCTATTATGATGCTTTCTTCTATCCATCAACAATCCATCCAACTTAGAAACCAAGCAACCAGAGTGCAGGCTTATCTTGATATTTGCTTCTGCTCTGCACGCTGATGCTGTTGCAACTGAAATGGCATCATGCGGGTGACTAAGTGCCACTTGAAGAAGTTGCTGCTTCTGACTCAAGGGTCCATCACTAATGAGCTGGCTCATGTTCAGGCACTTGAGTATCTTGAGCCAAAGTTTCTCAAGCTGGTAAATGATTTTCCCTTGTTGCATTTCGCAGTACAATGTGGCAGATAAAGAGAGCCACTCAGTAAGTTGATCTCCAATAATCTGCAAGGATGAAATGGTGTACTCATGCAGTTAGGCATAAAGTATATGTGCTTGTCAAATGAGGCTGACGCCCCTATAAACATTAGGAGCTATATAAGTACTTTGTTCTGGAAATATGCACAAACCtcgaaaagaagaagaatatctTTCTTTAATACAACATGCCTAACAAAATTGGATAAAGACGAAAAAAACCTGAAGCACAACCAAGATAAGAGTAGTAGTTAGATATAAACTCAAGTACACAGCCTGGAGCAGCTTACTGCCATTAAAACCAACAAACAAGATTGCAATTTTGTAAATCTGGTTAACTACCTGCTTGTAACTTGGTGCTGTCCAGCTGGATTTGCTTTGAAACCAAATCTTGAAAACTTCATAAACCTGCACATATCATGAAACGCTTAGAAATTATTGAAACAGATTGAGGTCATAGCCATTTTAGACATGATATATTCGATGTGATTTGTTTAGAAGTGAAGGTCAACAGACCTGTTAGCGAGGTTCAAGCAGCTCAAGAAAAGGTTAAGATGCCTGGATCCAGTAAAGTCTTCATTTGCTTCATTCAATTCTTGGTTAGCATATGCCAAAATTTGATCATTCTCTAATAGTCCAATAACTACTTCACCAAGAGCTGAAAGGATAGCAGTATTTTCAAACTTTTCTGGGCAATGCTCAAGGTTGGCTTGGAACAATGCCGTGTGTTCATCAATAATGTTAACCAAATAGTCATAAAAACCCTCAAAGAAAACCTTGGGTGCAGCCTTTGAATTACAGGAGCTTGTACAGAGGGATCTATAAACTTCAATGGCTAATTCCACCTCTAGGTCTTGCATAACAGGAGCACATGAGCTATTTTCAGCATTCCAAGGAATGGATAAGCCCCCAGGGTATAAAAAACTAGAAAATGGATAACAGAAGAACTGGTGGAGCACATCATAGGAACTTGATCCAGGACTAGCTTTCAAATAAGAGATAGTTATGTCATTCAATTGTTTAGCAAATTTGTTCCACACCATTAACCATTTTAATCTTTGCCTATTAAATATCGGGCACATGATCTGCATGTACATAAAAGCGACAACAACATGAAAACTCTTCAGGATATCTGATGAAGAGAGAATTAAAGCCAACTTCTCAGCATCTCCATGCGACAGCACTCCAGTATACTGAGCTACCATGGTCAGAGATAGTGCAGTCATGTAAACTGCTGGAGAAACCATCTCCATGTAAGAAAGTGGTCTGATTCCTGGAAAAGAGAACTTCCGAGTGCATTCGGCATATTGGATCTCCTTTATGTGTTCGATGTCCAAGCATATCTCAATCTTTTCAGAATTTAAAAGAGAATGATCCAACTCCCCCACAATAACTTCCACAAACTGGAGACCAAATTCCAGTAACATTGCACACTTGTTACCACTATGCTTTCCTACATGATCCAGAAACAACTTCGTCTTTACAAACTTGCAAACATCAGTAATGCAAAGCCTAACTTGTTCATAAGAACACTTTTCTTTAAGTTCAATTTGAACTCCTCCTAGAAGAAACTTGAATATCTCTGTTGCAGAATCCATAACAATCAGCATCTTTTCAGGAATCATATCCTGAAACAGTTCTGGATTCAGAATTGTGCCAAGAATGTCGAGTTGGAAATGAAAGCAACCAATGTCCCATGGTAACCATTTGATATGCTGAAAATCCAGCAAGGCCTTGAGATGCATGCAAGATTGGGCAACCAAATTCCAATTCACTGGAGTATACAAATCCTCTCTGTGCCTACTTTTTGATTTACTAAAATCATGAAATAGGTTCATGCAAAATGACCACAGCGGCTTGTTCTGATCATTGATTCCAACAGAGAAAATTATTTTGAGTATTGGCGCAAAAGCAGCCTCCAGTATGGGTAAACAATTGATCAAATTACCAAGTCTATGTAGAAGGTAATTCCATGTACTCAAACAAGAAGAGCTCAGAACAATATTACGACTTCTCGAAAGAACTCGACATAAAGGCACCATAATTAACCTTGTCCTTTTCACCTGAGCACTTGCATGTTCTCTGGGTTCTAATGGGGCAATCACAGTTTCGTGACTCTCAGACTCTGTAGCCTGAGATGGAAAAAATGCATCTACCAAATTTCTCCAGGAAACCTGTGAATCTAAATGGCTATCATAATGTAATAGAGAACTTCATGTTACTAGAAAAGTTATTGTGCATCAGAAAAAGAAGAGATAGTGTAACTCACCATTGTAGCAATCTGAACTTGTGTGTCTAGATCAATGAACATCTGTTCTGGAACCTTTAGGAGTTTATTGAGTAGAGGTCTATTATTCACTGCATCTGGACCAAGAAAAGATATGATCCATCCCCATGACTTCACTACTTGAACTTTCTTCGAAGCATCATCAAGCATATTCATCATGTGGGAGAGTAGCTTTCGCTCAAGGTCTAAAGCTACAGCCTATACAgcaagcatcaaaataaagcTAAATGAGAAAAAAATCACCAGATGAGCTCATACAAAACTGAACTATTATAGCAAGTAAAACATATAAAATATGCAAAGTTGCAGGGAGACAGCACTCAATCATTCAATAAGCCAAATCCAGGGAACACAAAAGGTATATAAAACAAATCACATATAAAATGCCATACAAAACCTAGAATAAAAACATACATTCTAGGCAATGTATACGTTTCTCTAAATTAATCTGATAATAATTCCCTGTTTGAACTGGTATATGGCTTCTATAATCATTTAGACTATAAGTAATAAAACCGCAGGGATTTCAATACTACAAACTAAACAAGGAAATGTTTATGAAGCCTCCAAGGCCTATGAACATGATGTTTGAGTCTTCTTAATGCTGATATGTTGTTCgttcaataaaaaaaatgctgaTATCTTGTAGATGGCAAATTAGTTCGGTGTCATTTTACTCATCTCTACAAAAGGTACACTTCGGTCACTATAGTGTGTCACAAGGAAATTAATGTCACTAATTGGTCAAACTAAAGTAATTCAGCTGAATTTCCTTAGCACCCAAGCCACATCAAGAAAAATATGTATGCATTAGGACTTATCCATATGAAGCTGCTCAAGGTTATCACAATGTGTCACCTGATTTCTTTATACCTTTGAGTGACTGTATTAAAGTGGTTGCACCCAGGTAGTCGGTATTTGGGTTGGCTTACACAATAACAAAAGTTGATCCATTtagagaaaaacaaaaatccACAACAAGTTGTATATACCCGGTGAATTCGGATGCAACAGATCACAGTATTTAGTGACTAACAGGATAGATCAAATTATTAAATTCTATGTGAATTAAACAATCTGTAGTAACACCGATCTTTCAGTTACCTTGGAAAGAAGCGGTTGAGGTGGTAGGATAACGTGCGACACTTTAATGAGGCATCTTTCTGCCATGTCCCTTTCTGGTTTATCAGCACTTAAGAGTCTTTGGTATATTGGTGGAACCCATAAGCTTGATAGGTCCCTCATTCTTTTGTGACTTTGACAAGCAAGCTTCATGATAGCCTTCATTGGAAGTTTCCAAAAAGCAGCACTAAGTCAAATTATGAGATTACACGATAAAGCAAGAGAAACAAAGATCAAGATATACATTGAGTAGTTTTCTTGCAGTCTATGGTACACGAGGAAAGATCATACAGACAGTGCCGGCCCTGGGGGTGGGCCAGGTGTGCGGCCGCCCTgggcccccaaatcccaggggcCCCACCCTAGATGGCAGGTTACCTATATTGCCTAAATCGTGATTAATAGATCAAAGCTTTTAATCTGtgtcgaccgccgccgccgcccagaaCTGCCGCCACCACGTCAGGTCACAGCAACatcgatgataacaatgtaagtgactctgagaacacagtaaatgcatcaggtgcacatgcacagtctgctaGTGTTGACGAGGAACCAGTTTacacttcagatatttatgatccaagaaattgggataatcttgataataaagcaagagacatattagttgagaaagggcctataagagaagaaaataacgaatttcctctagatgctgcctcaagacatttttcatatgttcattattctagaaaattaagcaatggagaggtacatgatagaaaatggttagtttattcaaagcatgttgacaaagttttttgtttctgctgtaagatcttcaagtctagcactagcaagagtcGTAGTTTCTTAGCAGGCga
Above is a genomic segment from Setaria viridis chromosome 4, Setaria_viridis_v4.0, whole genome shotgun sequence containing:
- the LOC117852429 gene encoding uncharacterized protein is translated as MAPPSVAREVAEIAAEPDRAAAYARLLHLQRGSADDPSAAADLAAELPSPLLPLLLRDAADPDEAVAASALKCLGFALYHPVLVSTVSAQMSQAVLDTLVQLIMNTRMKSVCNLGIWCISVQQLEPLIIDDRADLIVAAIVYALDNPFGSLSTTFEAAQAIMKLACQSHKRMRDLSSLWVPPIYQRLLSADKPERDMAERCLIKVSHVILPPQPLLSKAVALDLERKLLSHMMNMLDDASKKVQVVKSWGWIISFLGPDAVNNRPLLNKLLKVPEQMFIDLDTQVQIATMVSWRNLVDAFFPSQATESESHETVIAPLEPREHASAQVKRTRLIMVPLCRVLSRSRNIVLSSSCLSTWNYLLHRLGNLINCLPILEAAFAPILKIIFSVGINDQNKPLWSFCMNLFHDFSKSKSRHREDLYTPVNWNLVAQSCMHLKALLDFQHIKWLPWDIGCFHFQLDILGTILNPELFQDMIPEKMLIVMDSATEIFKFLLGGVQIELKEKCSYEQVRLCITDVCKFVKTKLFLDHVGKHSGNKCAMLLEFGLQFVEVIVGELDHSLLNSEKIEICLDIEHIKEIQYAECTRKFSFPGIRPLSYMEMVSPAVYMTALSLTMVAQYTGVLSHGDAEKLALILSSSDILKSFHVVVAFMYMQIMCPIFNRQRLKWLMVWNKFAKQLNDITISYLKASPGSSSYDVLHQFFCYPFSSFLYPGGLSIPWNAENSSCAPVMQDLEVELAIEVYRSLCTSSCNSKAAPKVFFEGFYDYLVNIIDEHTALFQANLEHCPEKFENTAILSALGEVVIGLLENDQILAYANQELNEANEDFTGSRHLNLFLSCLNLANRFMKFSRFGFKANPAGQHQVTSRFFSSLSNFVRHVVLKKDILLLFEIIGDQLTEWLSLSATLYCEMQQGKIIYQLEKLWLKILKCLNMSQLISDGPLSQKQQLLQVALSHPHDAISVATASACRAEANIKISLHSGCLVSKLDGLLMDRRKHHNSCSSSADKALAREEIDISSRLALATSEKITKHTDRDAGSLKISAGLGRKRLKIMKYSTKPKELNKNAVRIGDLSARIDGVFSPRCMESKECRKPELILEMLKRKR